Proteins encoded by one window of Chloroflexota bacterium:
- a CDS encoding 2-oxoacid:acceptor oxidoreductase subunit alpha codes for MPVDVNLMLGGEAGQGVQAAGYVMAKALARGGYHIFADQDYESRVRGGHNFFRIRAADREVGAISEALDVLLDFNGESIDLHKKELADKGVVVFDKDKVKNIDGSINHFGVPLEQLAEDAAKNKIMSNVVALGVTMSLLNYDLDLLGNVVSEHFGAGDAGKANVAAATAGYQYARANFKGDFIKHLSPTGRSKRMLLDGNQAIALGAMAAGCKFVAAYPMTPSTSIMEYMAAKADDFDLVVVQPEDEIAAINMIIGAAFAGVRAMTVTSGGGFCLMVEGLGLAGMTETPIVVVDGQRAGPAIGLPTRTEQGDLEFVLHASHGDFPRVVLAPATIQDAFWITVKAFNLAEEYQLPVIILSDQYLASSYATVETFDLSRVEIKRGQLLPESEIAKSGEYRRYEITPSGISPRALPLQQRALVVSDSDEHDQEGHLIEDAETRTAMMLKRLRKLEGLRKEIAEPRIYGPAQAEMTLIGWGSTYGALKEAVDLSNRDGLKVNLVHLNEIWPFPAEAVTQALQGTKIRYAVENNATAQLAHLLRAETGYQVTGKILKFDGHPFSPGDIVRELKKEVA; via the coding sequence GACAGAGAGGTAGGAGCTATTTCTGAGGCACTGGATGTGCTGCTGGACTTCAACGGAGAGAGCATCGACTTACACAAGAAGGAGTTAGCCGATAAAGGCGTCGTGGTTTTTGACAAGGACAAGGTGAAGAATATCGATGGCAGCATAAATCACTTCGGGGTGCCTCTGGAACAGCTGGCAGAGGATGCTGCTAAGAACAAGATCATGTCCAATGTAGTGGCTCTGGGAGTAACCATGTCTCTGTTGAACTATGATCTCGATTTGTTGGGCAATGTAGTGTCGGAACATTTCGGTGCCGGCGATGCAGGCAAAGCCAACGTTGCCGCCGCCACTGCCGGATATCAATATGCCAGGGCAAACTTCAAAGGCGATTTCATCAAGCATCTCAGCCCAACAGGCAGGTCCAAAAGGATGCTGCTTGACGGCAATCAAGCTATTGCCCTGGGAGCAATGGCCGCAGGCTGCAAGTTTGTGGCAGCATACCCTATGACTCCTTCTACTTCCATAATGGAGTATATGGCAGCCAAAGCCGACGACTTTGATCTTGTTGTAGTGCAGCCAGAAGATGAGATCGCAGCTATCAATATGATTATTGGGGCCGCTTTTGCCGGGGTGCGAGCTATGACCGTCACCTCAGGAGGCGGGTTCTGCCTCATGGTTGAGGGATTGGGGCTGGCAGGCATGACGGAGACGCCCATTGTAGTCGTAGACGGCCAACGTGCCGGCCCGGCTATCGGTCTGCCCACCAGAACAGAACAGGGTGACTTGGAGTTTGTCCTTCATGCCTCGCACGGTGATTTCCCCCGGGTAGTGCTGGCTCCCGCTACCATACAGGATGCCTTCTGGATCACTGTCAAGGCTTTCAATCTGGCGGAAGAGTACCAGCTGCCTGTGATTATTCTTAGTGACCAGTATCTGGCCAGTTCCTATGCTACAGTAGAGACCTTCGATCTTTCCCGGGTAGAAATCAAGAGAGGCCAGCTCCTCCCGGAGTCAGAGATAGCCAAGTCAGGAGAGTATCGAAGGTATGAGATCACGCCATCAGGCATATCCCCTCGGGCTCTCCCTCTTCAGCAGAGGGCCCTGGTGGTCTCCGACTCTGATGAACATGACCAGGAAGGGCACCTGATCGAGGATGCTGAGACCAGGACTGCCATGATGCTGAAGCGGCTTCGCAAGCTCGAAGGGCTGAGAAAAGAGATCGCTGAACCTCGGATCTATGGTCCTGCACAGGCTGAAATGACCCTTATAGGTTGGGGCAGCACCTACGGCGCTCTCAAAGAAGCAGTAGACCTCTCAAATCGGGACGGTCTCAAGGTGAATCTGGTGCACTTGAATGAGATATGGCCTTTCCCTGCTGAGGCTGTGACCCAGGCTCTCCAGGGAACCAAGATCAGATACGCCGTAGAGAACAATGCCACTGCTCAGTTGGCCCATTTGCTTCGGGCTGAGACCGGCTATCAAGTTACGGGTAAGATACTCAAGTTTGATGGCCACCCCTTTTCCCCCGGTGACATCGTGAGAGAGCTCAAGAAGGAGGTAGCCTGA
- a CDS encoding thiamine pyrophosphate-dependent enzyme, whose translation MVKMSDYAGKPPAWCPGCGNFAILTAVKRALVELDIEPYRVLMVSGIGQAGKLPHYTRCNVLNVLHGRTLPAAAGAKIANPELVVIAVGGDGDGYGEGGNHFLHSLRRNHDITYLVHNNQVYALTKGQASPTSDLGFVTKTTPHGAWMPLNSLAVAIAAGGSFVARGFAGDVDHLVGLIKKGMHHRGFALIDILQPCVSFNHKNTHAWYRERVYKLEDTDYDPSNRLAAFEKSQEWGDRIPIGVIYREDRATFEEQIPALKKGSLVKQKIDPRQVEVLMQEFV comes from the coding sequence ATGGTAAAGATGTCTGATTATGCAGGAAAGCCTCCTGCCTGGTGTCCAGGGTGCGGGAATTTTGCCATTCTGACGGCGGTTAAGCGAGCCCTTGTTGAACTCGATATCGAACCTTATAGAGTATTAATGGTCTCTGGCATCGGCCAGGCAGGCAAGTTGCCTCACTATACCAGATGTAATGTGCTCAATGTCCTTCATGGCAGGACTCTTCCTGCTGCCGCCGGAGCAAAGATAGCCAATCCGGAATTGGTGGTTATCGCTGTAGGGGGAGACGGAGATGGCTATGGCGAAGGTGGCAACCATTTCCTCCATTCCCTACGCCGGAATCACGACATCACGTACCTGGTACACAATAACCAGGTCTATGCTCTGACAAAAGGACAGGCCTCTCCCACCAGTGATCTGGGCTTTGTCACCAAGACAACCCCTCATGGAGCATGGATGCCCTTGAATTCCTTGGCTGTGGCCATCGCCGCTGGTGGCAGCTTTGTAGCCAGAGGATTTGCCGGAGACGTCGACCACCTGGTCGGGCTGATCAAAAAGGGAATGCACCACCGGGGTTTTGCACTTATTGATATCCTCCAGCCCTGTGTTTCGTTTAACCATAAGAATACCCATGCCTGGTATCGGGAAAGAGTCTACAAGCTGGAGGACACCGATTACGATCCCAGCAACAGGCTGGCTGCCTTTGAAAAGTCGCAGGAATGGGGAGACAGGATACCCATCGGGGTGATCTACAGGGAAGACAGAGCTACCTTTGAAGAGCAAATTCCAGCCCTGAAGAAGGGCTCACTGGTGAAGCAAAAGATTGATCCCAGGCAGGTTGAGGTTTTGATGCAGGAGTTCGTATAG
- a CDS encoding ribulose-phosphate 3-epimerase, producing MGKFSQIVPAILTDDPKSLETMIRQAETFTNYVQFDIMDGRFVPSCSIGCENIAALSTKLNWEVHLMVQQPEKYLECFQKAGAKKVIFHFEATPLPEDIISQAKRLGLSVGLAINPDTPISAILPLVDEVDCVLFLTVHPGFYGSQFVPGVMDKMAQFHSTVPHVKIGVDGGIKENNVARIAQIGVDFICVGSAVFLQTDPAASYRRLTALAQRASPILDR from the coding sequence ATGGGCAAGTTCAGTCAGATTGTGCCTGCTATTCTAACTGACGATCCTAAGTCCCTCGAGACTATGATACGTCAGGCAGAAACCTTCACCAACTATGTGCAGTTCGATATTATGGATGGCCGATTCGTGCCTTCATGCAGCATAGGCTGTGAGAATATCGCTGCGTTATCCACAAAGCTCAACTGGGAAGTCCACCTCATGGTACAACAGCCTGAGAAATACCTTGAATGCTTTCAGAAGGCCGGTGCGAAGAAGGTCATCTTCCACTTTGAGGCTACTCCTTTGCCAGAAGACATCATTTCTCAGGCAAAGCGTCTCGGCTTGAGTGTAGGGTTGGCTATCAACCCGGACACACCTATCTCGGCAATCCTCCCGCTGGTCGATGAAGTGGACTGCGTACTCTTCTTGACAGTCCATCCTGGCTTCTATGGCAGTCAGTTTGTACCTGGTGTTATGGACAAGATGGCTCAGTTCCATAGCACTGTACCTCATGTCAAAATAGGTGTTGATGGGGGCATCAAGGAAAACAATGTTGCTCGCATTGCCCAAATTGGTGTTGATTTTATCTGTGTGGGCAGTGCCGTATTCCTGCAGACTGATCCTGCTGCCAGCTACCGGCGTTTAACAGCATTGGCTCAAAGAGCCTCACCAATCCTGGATCGGTGA
- a CDS encoding nodulation protein NfeD, which produces MLKIVRFLLLSVVFASALIATSVHADAPFVYVLKVDGTVNPTLVSYIDRGITRAEEDGAAACIIELNTPGGLLSSTEDIVSRISQASVPVVVYVPSSGWAASAGAFITLAADVAAMGPGSVIGASTPIAGGGGELSGDERSKAVNLARQWMKSIAEEHGRNEEAAMAAVTEAASFSPAEASGMAVLSRENQEILGVERLDPPLIDDAGAVDIEELMERLSAGITLANGETFTIPAGVSIRYINMSALERFLFAISDPNIAYILLSIGALGILVELLHPGIILPGVMGGVCLLLGIYSLGMLGANYAGTILIILAFALFVAEAFTTTFGLLFAGGIISLVSGSLLLFSGTPFEIDPWLIAVVVAFFSAIAIFLITVIVRAHRSPITTGREGLIGQTAVTRTPLDPKGTVFVEGETWNAWVESGTIEAGEEVVVTQVEGLRLKVVKKSKQEVK; this is translated from the coding sequence ATGCTGAAGATTGTACGTTTCTTATTGCTGTCTGTTGTGTTCGCCTCTGCCCTGATAGCGACCAGCGTTCATGCCGATGCACCGTTTGTCTATGTACTCAAGGTAGACGGGACGGTGAATCCGACCCTGGTCAGCTATATCGACCGGGGCATCACCCGGGCAGAAGAGGATGGCGCGGCTGCCTGTATTATTGAGTTGAATACACCCGGGGGGTTGCTTTCCTCCACAGAGGACATAGTCAGCCGCATCTCTCAAGCCAGTGTTCCCGTTGTAGTTTACGTACCAAGCAGCGGATGGGCCGCTTCAGCGGGGGCCTTTATCACTCTGGCTGCTGATGTAGCTGCGATGGGACCTGGGAGTGTGATCGGGGCGTCAACCCCCATAGCAGGTGGAGGAGGAGAGCTTTCCGGGGATGAAAGAAGCAAGGCGGTTAACCTGGCACGGCAATGGATGAAGAGCATCGCCGAAGAACATGGCCGGAACGAGGAAGCAGCTATGGCTGCCGTGACGGAAGCAGCCTCCTTTTCACCTGCAGAAGCATCCGGGATGGCAGTCCTGTCCCGGGAGAACCAGGAAATCCTCGGTGTGGAACGCCTTGATCCCCCGCTCATCGACGACGCCGGTGCCGTGGATATTGAGGAGCTTATGGAAAGACTCAGCGCAGGAATAACCCTCGCCAATGGGGAGACATTCACTATCCCGGCTGGTGTCAGCATCCGTTACATTAACATGAGTGCGTTGGAGCGGTTTCTCTTTGCCATCAGCGATCCCAATATTGCCTATATCCTTCTCAGTATCGGCGCACTCGGTATCCTGGTAGAGCTGCTGCATCCGGGGATTATTCTGCCTGGAGTAATGGGCGGGGTCTGTCTGCTCCTCGGCATATACTCCCTGGGCATGTTAGGTGCCAACTATGCCGGAACCATACTGATTATACTTGCCTTTGCGCTTTTTGTGGCTGAGGCTTTCACCACCACTTTTGGTTTGCTCTTTGCAGGGGGTATAATCTCTCTTGTGTCAGGCTCCCTGCTGTTATTCAGCGGTACACCTTTCGAAATTGACCCCTGGCTTATCGCCGTAGTGGTGGCCTTCTTCAGCGCTATCGCTATCTTTCTCATCACTGTTATCGTCAGGGCACACCGAAGCCCAATCACCACAGGGCGAGAGGGACTGATTGGGCAGACTGCCGTAACACGAACACCACTTGACCCCAAGGGAACAGTTTTCGTTGAAGGGGAGACCTGGAATGCCTGGGTCGAGAGCGGCACTATTGAGGCTGGAGAGGAGGTGGTAGTGACCCAGGTTGAGGG